The following coding sequences lie in one Oryctolagus cuniculus chromosome 7, mOryCun1.1, whole genome shotgun sequence genomic window:
- the LOC100353183 gene encoding olfactory receptor 2A12-like, translating into MRILPGQNESWVSEFVLLGFSSDPISNRLLFMVFFLLYLSSVLGNGLVATLICLDSRLHTPMYFFLCVLSLLDISAITTTVPQMLVHLLSYTQTIPFAGCWLQMYVFGALGLTECLFFVVMAYDRYVAVCYPLRYTVILSWGLCTQLAAGTLVFGFIFSLIHTFLTMRLPYCGPNVVNHYFCEGPSVRSLACVDTHLIELVDLVISVFMVVTPVSLILASYIHIALAILNIKSTQGRWKAFSTCASHLTMVTFFYVPATYIYMRPNSSYSPEQDKQVSLFYNVFTVLLNPVVYSLRNKDIKAAFLKVLGSREGAG; encoded by the exons ATGAGGATTCTTCCAGGGCAGAATGAAAGCTGGGTTTCTGAATTTGTCCTGCTGGGCTTCTCCAGTGACCCCATATCCAACAGGCTCCTCTTCATGGTCTTCTTTCTCCTCTACCTGAGTTCAGTCCTGGGCAATGGGCTTGTCGCCACCCTGATCTGCCTGGACTCCCGTCTCCACActcccatgtacttcttcctctgtgTCCTCTCCTTGCTGGACATAAGCGCCATCACCACCACCGTACCTCAGATGCTGGTGCATCTTCTGTCTTACACTCAGACCATCCCttttgctggctgctggctgcagatGTATGTGTTTGGTGCCCTGGGCCTGACGGAGTGCCTCTTCTTTGTAGTTATGGCTTACGACCGATACGTGGCCGTTTGCTACCCACTGCGTTACACGGTCATCCTCAGCTGGGGCCTGTGCACACAGTTGGCAGCGGGAACACTGGTCTTTGGTTTCATCTTTTCTCTGATTCACACGTTTCTCACCATGAGGTTGCCATACTGTGGGCCCAATGTGGTGAACCACTACTTCTGTGAAGGCCCCTCGGTGCGGAGCTTGGCCTGCGTGGACACCCACCTCATTGAACTGGTGGACCTGGTCATCAGTGTCTTTATGGTTGTTACTCCCGTCTCCCTCATCCTGGCCTCCTATATTCACATTGCCCTGGCTATTCTCAACATCAAGTCCACCCAGGGACGCTGGaaggccttctccacctgtgcctcccacctgACCATGGTCACATTCTTCTACGTTCCAGCCACTTACATCTACATGAGGCCCAACTCCAGCTACTCCCCTGAGCAAGACAAGCAGGTGTCCCTCTTTTACAATGTTTTTACTGTCCTGCTCAACCCCGTggtctacagcctgaggaacaaggATATTAAGGCAGCTTTTCTCAAGGTG CTTGGCAGTAGGGAAGGTGCAGGGTGA